One window of Nymphaea colorata isolate Beijing-Zhang1983 chromosome 11, ASM883128v2, whole genome shotgun sequence genomic DNA carries:
- the LOC116265016 gene encoding protein translation factor SUI1 homolog yields the protein MSEIDIQIPTAFDPFAEANAVDSGAGAKEYVHVRIQQRNGRKSLTTVQGLKKEFSYNKILKDLKKEFCCNGTVVQDPELGQVIQLQGDQRKNVSTFLVQAGIVKKEHIKIHGF from the exons ATGTCTGAGATCGACATCCAGATTCCTACTGCTTTTG ATCCGTTCGCTGAGGCAAATGCTGTGGACTCCGGCGCTGGGGCAAAGGAGTATGTGCATGTGCGCATACAGCAGCGGAATGGTAGGAAAAGCCTGACTACGGTGCAGGGattgaagaaagaatttagCTACAACAAGATCCTCAAGGACCTGAAGAAGGAATTTTGCTGCAATGGAACTGTAGTGCAGGACCCGGAACTGGGCCAG GTTATACAACTTCAGGGGGATCAGCGGAAGAATGTCTCAACTTTCCTGGTTCag GCCGGCATTGTAAAGAAGGAGCACATAAAAATTCATGGTTTCTAA
- the LOC116264994 gene encoding uncharacterized protein LOC116264994: protein MELEESSHLPSSFEKLKITSPMSPSAPAIIPRPQISSCPLPSYHGKGKPRSLVSLCLGVLGQNLEDILNDICEIAPIFPPDIKLAITAIARRKKLLTDDILVALADHMWYILDISGSNVTDVGLVKVAAICTNLRAVDISLCDHISERSVSCLIGHCHSLETLRCGGNPSSNYTARRFLKYLMPTLQCVEEESWEELEDKEISNGAPSLRWLVWPKIDDNSRQILAECPRISINPTPSLLNLRGMQVPREAFPNTMLDDSILEDIDPKTWAVCNVAARIRIQAPSSTFELPIAERFRLAFEERDARLAPKRAKNARQHKRRAERERMTSNMNAKSLALAYKANKYFRNLS from the exons ATGGAACTTGAAGAATCCAGCCATCTGCCTTCCTCCTTCGAGAAATTGAAGATTACTAGTCCGATGTCTCCTTCTGCTCCTGCCATCATCCCTAGGCCTCAGATTTCTTCCTGTCCTCTCC CTTCATATCATGGAAAGGGTAAGCCTCGTAGTTTGGTTAGTCTATGTCTTGGAGTCCTTGGGCAGAACCTTGAGGATATTCTTAACGACATCTGTGAAATTGCTCCCATTTTTCCTCCGGACATTAAG CTAGCAATTACAGCCATTGCTCGAAGAAAGAAATTACTTACAGATGATATTCTTGTTGCCTTAGCAGACCATATGTGGTATATTCTAGATATCTCTGGATCAAATGTTACAGATGTGGGTCTCGTCAAAGTTGCTGCCATATGCACCAATCTGCGAGCTGTGGATATTAG CTTATGTGACCATATATCTGAGCGGTCAGTTTCCTGCCTCATTGGCCATTGCCACTCATTGGAGACACTTCGTTGTGG AGGAAACCCATCAAGTAATTACACTGCTAGACGGTTTCTGAAATACTTGATGCCTACGTTGCAATGTGTGGAGGAAGAATCTTGGGAAGAGCTTGAAGATAAGGAAATAAGCAATGGAGCACCCTCATTACGCTGGTTGGTATGG CCAAAAATTGATGATAACTCCAGACAAATCTTGGCTGAGTGCCCCCGCATCTCGATCAACCCAACTCCTTCTCTTCTCAATCTGCGAGGAATGCAGGTTCCTCGAGAAGCATTTCCCAACACCATGTTGGATGATTCGATTTTGGAAGATATTGATCCAAAGACATGGGCAGTATGTAATGTCGCCGCAAGAATAAGAATCCAAGCTCCCTCAAGCACTTTTGAATTGCCAATAGCTGAGAGGTTCAGGTTGGCCTTTGAGGAGCGGGATGCCCGTTTGGCAccaaaaagagcaaaaaatgcACGGCAGCACAAGAGGCGTGCAGAGAGAGAACGGATGACATCCAACATGAACGCGAAATCATTAGCTCTTGCTTACAAAGCGAACAAGTACTTCAGAAATCTCAGCTAG
- the LOC116265045 gene encoding probable prolyl 4-hydroxylase 3, producing the protein MVRGGRHSRKMGGRSTCTLVLFMLFMLSVVFLVLLALGIVSLPLNDNAQDGLSNEAGSSSSTEEIVDMINIQRWNNGIDGPKQWMEILSWEPRAFLYHNFLSRSECEHLINLAQPHMKKSTVVDSQTGRSMDSRVRTSSGTFLNRGQDEIIKGIESRIAEVSFIPIEHGEGLQVLHYAVGQKYEAHYDYFHDNVHILKGGQRMATMLMYLSDVEKGGETVFPKVQVNSSSVPWWDELSDCAKAGISVRPRMGDALLFWSMHPDASLDSLSLHGGCPVIQGDKWSATKWMRVRPYTI; encoded by the exons atggtgaGAGGAGGGAGGCATTCAAGAAAAATGGGGGGCAGATCGACTTGCACCCTCGTCCTCTTCATGCTCTTCATGCTCTCTGTTGTCTTTCTTGTCCTACTCGCACTGGGTATCGTCTCATTGCCTCTTAATGACAATGCCCAAGATGGCTTGTCCAATGAAGCCGGATCGTCGTCAAGCACCGAAGAAATAGTCGATATGATTAATATTCAGAg GTGGAATAATGGAATCGATGGGCCAAAACAGTGGATGGAGATACTTTCTTGGGAGCCCAGAGCGTTTCTTTATCATAATTTTCTG TCAAGATCAGAGTGTGAGCACTTAATAAATCTTGCTCAGCCACACATGAAGAAATCCACGGTTGTAGACAGCCAGACTGGTCGAAGCATGGATAGCAG GGTTCGCACCAGCTCTGGCACATTTCTGAACAGAGGACAAGACGAGATTATCAAAGGCATTGAAAGCAGGATTGCAGAAGTCTCATTTATACCTATTG AACATGGGGAGGGGCTTCAAGTTCTTCACTATGCAGTTGGACAGAAATATGAAGCTCATTATGACTACTTCCATGACAATGTTCACATTTTGAAGGGTGGACAACGTATGGCAACAATGCTTATGTATCT TTCTGATGTTGAGAAAGGTGGAGAAACTGTATTTCCTAAAGTTCAAGTTAACAGCAGTTCTGTTCCATGGTGGGATGAGCTATCAGACTGTGCAAAAGCTGGAATTTCTGTTCGGCCTAGAATGGGAGATGCTTTACTTTTTTGGAGCATGCATCCGGATGCATCACTTGATTCATTAAGTTTGCATG GTGGTTGTCCAGTCATACAGGGAGATAAATGGTCAGCGACAAAATGGATGCGCGTAAGACCTTACACCatttga